In Dryobates pubescens isolate bDryPub1 chromosome 26, bDryPub1.pri, whole genome shotgun sequence, a single window of DNA contains:
- the BIRC7 gene encoding baculoviral IAP repeat-containing protein 7, with translation MGDMRPAEEIELGAACCQLFECSMRSEARRLRTFQQWPDTSPMSPRDLVKAGFFFVGPGDDVQCFCCGGVLKDWAPGNCPVAEHLKFFPSCKFICGEDVGNQEMLPLQEISDTVDGQFLSLSQDIDSEETALPNEPEYPEMATEEMRLSTFQNWPQYTDMPPEQLARAGFYYTGQDDVVRCFHCDGGVRSWSFGDDPWREHAKWYPECEFLLQARGSEYVNSVQDSFSSTLLSPRDPWDQTEHDSPASQDPPRNLELQELPQDVFNIVQNVLQMGFEPILVFKVVANKYLLTGTFYLSESELISDLLQPEESRGAVQREAETSVTGEEMQPVQLKASDEYQMSTEEQLRRLQEEKMCKVCMDRDVSVVFVPCGHLVACGECALNLRLCPICRAVIQGSVRTFMS, from the exons ATGGGGGACATGAGACCAGCAGAGGAGATCGAGCTTGGGGCTGCTTGCTGCCAGCTCTTTGAATGCAGCATGAGGAGTGAAGCAAGAAGACTGAGGACATTTCAGCAGTGGCCAGACACCTCACCTATGTCTCCACGAGATTTGGTCAAGGCTGGCTTTTTCTTTGTGGGTCCAGGAGATGATGTGCAGTGtttctgctgtggtggtgtcCTGAAGGACTGGGCACCTGGTAACTGCCCAGTAGCAGAGCACCTGAAGTTCTTCCCTTCCTGCAAATTCATTTGTGGTGAGGATGTTGGAAACCAAGAGATGCTTCCACTTCAGGAAATCTCTGACACTGTGGATGGGCAGTTCCTCAGTCTTTCACAGGACATAGACAGTGAAGAGACAGCTCTGCCTAATGAACCAGAATACCCAGAGATGGCAACAGAGGAGATGAGACTGTCAACGTTTCAGAACTGGCCCCAATATACTGACATGCCTCCTGAGCAgctggccagagcaggattcTATTACACAG GACAAGATGATGTAGTGAGGTGTTTTCACTGTGATGGAGGTGTGAGGAGCTGGTCTTTTGGAGATGATCCTTGGAGGGAACATGCCAAATGGTATCCAGA ATGTGAGTTCTTGTTGCAGGCAAGAGGAAGTGAATATGTGAACAGTGTTCAGGATTCCTTTTCCAGTACCTTGCTGTCTCCA AGAGATCCCTGGGATCAGACTGAACATGACTCCCCTGCTTCCCAAG ATCCTCCAAGGAACTTGGAATTGCAAGAGCTTCCTCAGGATGTGTTTAACATAGTGCAGAATGTCCTGCAGATGGGCTTTGAGCCCATCTTGGTGTTTAAGGTTGTAGCTAACAAATACTTGCTGACTGGGACTTTCTACCTCTCTGAGTCTGAGCTGATTTCTGATCTGCTTCAAccagaggaaagcagag GTGCCGTTCAGAGGGAGGCTGAAACATCAGTTACAGGAGAAGAAATGCAACCTGTGCAGCTAAAGGCATCAG ATGAGTATCAGATGAGCACAGAAGAACAGCTCCGACGCCTGCAAGAGGAAAAGATGTGCAAAGTGTGCATGGACAGAGATGTGTCTGTGGTGTTTGTCCCTTGTGGCCACCTGGTAGCTTGTGGAGAATGTGCCCTCAATTTGAGATTGTGTCccatctgcagagctgtcaTCCAGGGGAGTGTGAGGACTTTCATGTCTTAA
- the LOC104308752 gene encoding potassium voltage-gated channel subfamily S member 1 isoform X1, which yields MPLCIPPQVEPAPALLIMVNKTLTYWGPSFEEDVININVGGLRRRLSSSALSKFPDTRLGRLLSCDSEESILQLCDDYDVSAREFYFDRNPGFFLYVLHFYQTGKLHVMEELCVFSFCQEIEYWGINEFFLDSCCSYRYHERKLESWHHNWDEESEVSSVDTSPDEISDINHDLLRYSTLRCGNLRKRLWLTMENPGYSIPSKLFSFVSISVVLVSIATMCIHSMPEYQQVDENGHVLDEPILHKLEYFCISWFTFEVSSRLLLSPNPRKFFKHPLNLIDIVSVLPFYFTLMVDLTMGSDSELGNLGKVVQVFRLMRIFRVLKLARHSTGLRSLGATLKHSYREVGILLLYLAVGVSVFSGVAYTAEKEEDVGFDTIPACWWWGTVSMTTVGYGDVVPVTVAGKLAASGCILGGILVVALPITIIFNKFSHFYRKQKALEAAVRNSGKKTPEDVESTCSQDRDSEALSETSLGRGSPDRRGLTPSAHLTP from the exons ATGCCCCTATGCATTCCTCCGCAG GTGgaaccagctcctgctctgctgatcATGGTCAACAAGACCTTAACTTACTGGGGTCCCAGCTTTGAGGAGGATGTGATCAACATCAACGTGGGGGGTCTGAGAAGGCGGCTCAGCTCCAGCGCCCTCTCCAAGTTCCCCGACACGCGCCTGGGACGCCTGCTCTCCTGCGACTCCGAGGAGtccatcctgcagctctgcgATGACTACGACGTGAGCGCCAGGGAGTTCTACTTCGACCGGAACCCAGGCTTCTTCCTCTACGTGCTCCACTTCTACCAGACAGGCAAGCTGCACGTCATGGAGGAGCTCTGCGTCTTCTCCTTCTGCCAGGAGATCGAGTACTGGGGCATCAACGAGTTCTTCCTGGACTCCTGCTGCAGCTACCGCTACCACGAGCGCAAACTGGAGAGCTGGCATCACAACTGGGACGAGGAGAGCGAGGTCAGCAGCGTGGACACGTCCCCTGACGAGATCTCCGACATCAACCACGACCTGCTGCGCTACAGCACGCTGCGCTGCGGCAACCTGCGCAAGCGCCTCTGGCTCACCATGGAGAACCCCGGCTACTCCATCCCCAGCAAGCTCTTCAGCTTCGTGTCCATCAGCGTGGTGCTGGTCTCCATCGCCACCATGTGCATCCACAGCATGCCCGAGTACCAGCAGGTGGATGAGAACGGCCACGTGCTCGATGAACCCATCCTGCACAAGCTGGAGTATTTCTGCATCTCCTGGTTCACCTTCGAAGTGTCTTCCCGTCTCCTGCTTTCCCCCAACCCCAGGAAGTTCTTCAAGCACCCTCTGAACCTGATTGACATTGTCTCGGTGTTGCCCTTCTACTTCACCCTCATGGTGGACTTGACCATGGGCAGTGACTCAGagctgggcaacctgggcaagGTCGTGCAGGTGTTTCGGCTCATGAGGATATTCCGGGTGCTGAAGCTGGCTCGGCACTCCACTGGGCTGAGGTCTCTGGGGGCCACCTTGAAG CACAGCTACCGGGAGGTGGGGATCCTGCTGCTCTACCTGGCCGTGGGGGTCTCTGTCTTCTCTGGTGTGGCCTACACTGCTGAGAAGGAGGAAGACGTCGGCTTTGACACCATCCCAGcgtgctggtggtggggcacGGTCAGCATGACCACGGTGGGCTACGGTGATGTGGTGCCTGTCACCGTGGCGGGCAAGCTGGCCGCCTCAGGctgcatcctggggggcatcctGGTTGTGGCACTGCCCATCACCATCATCTTCAACAAGTTCTCCCACTTCTACCGCAAGCAGAAGGCgctggaggcagctgtgagGAACAGTGGGAAGAAAACCCCTGAGGATGTGGAGAGCACCTGCAGCCAGGACCGAGACTCAGAGGCTCTGAGCgagacctccctgggcagaggcagccctgaCCGCCGCGGTCTGACCCCCAGTGCCCACCTCACACCCTGA
- the LOC104308752 gene encoding potassium voltage-gated channel subfamily S member 1 isoform X2, which translates to MVNKTLTYWGPSFEEDVININVGGLRRRLSSSALSKFPDTRLGRLLSCDSEESILQLCDDYDVSAREFYFDRNPGFFLYVLHFYQTGKLHVMEELCVFSFCQEIEYWGINEFFLDSCCSYRYHERKLESWHHNWDEESEVSSVDTSPDEISDINHDLLRYSTLRCGNLRKRLWLTMENPGYSIPSKLFSFVSISVVLVSIATMCIHSMPEYQQVDENGHVLDEPILHKLEYFCISWFTFEVSSRLLLSPNPRKFFKHPLNLIDIVSVLPFYFTLMVDLTMGSDSELGNLGKVVQVFRLMRIFRVLKLARHSTGLRSLGATLKHSYREVGILLLYLAVGVSVFSGVAYTAEKEEDVGFDTIPACWWWGTVSMTTVGYGDVVPVTVAGKLAASGCILGGILVVALPITIIFNKFSHFYRKQKALEAAVRNSGKKTPEDVESTCSQDRDSEALSETSLGRGSPDRRGLTPSAHLTP; encoded by the exons ATGGTCAACAAGACCTTAACTTACTGGGGTCCCAGCTTTGAGGAGGATGTGATCAACATCAACGTGGGGGGTCTGAGAAGGCGGCTCAGCTCCAGCGCCCTCTCCAAGTTCCCCGACACGCGCCTGGGACGCCTGCTCTCCTGCGACTCCGAGGAGtccatcctgcagctctgcgATGACTACGACGTGAGCGCCAGGGAGTTCTACTTCGACCGGAACCCAGGCTTCTTCCTCTACGTGCTCCACTTCTACCAGACAGGCAAGCTGCACGTCATGGAGGAGCTCTGCGTCTTCTCCTTCTGCCAGGAGATCGAGTACTGGGGCATCAACGAGTTCTTCCTGGACTCCTGCTGCAGCTACCGCTACCACGAGCGCAAACTGGAGAGCTGGCATCACAACTGGGACGAGGAGAGCGAGGTCAGCAGCGTGGACACGTCCCCTGACGAGATCTCCGACATCAACCACGACCTGCTGCGCTACAGCACGCTGCGCTGCGGCAACCTGCGCAAGCGCCTCTGGCTCACCATGGAGAACCCCGGCTACTCCATCCCCAGCAAGCTCTTCAGCTTCGTGTCCATCAGCGTGGTGCTGGTCTCCATCGCCACCATGTGCATCCACAGCATGCCCGAGTACCAGCAGGTGGATGAGAACGGCCACGTGCTCGATGAACCCATCCTGCACAAGCTGGAGTATTTCTGCATCTCCTGGTTCACCTTCGAAGTGTCTTCCCGTCTCCTGCTTTCCCCCAACCCCAGGAAGTTCTTCAAGCACCCTCTGAACCTGATTGACATTGTCTCGGTGTTGCCCTTCTACTTCACCCTCATGGTGGACTTGACCATGGGCAGTGACTCAGagctgggcaacctgggcaagGTCGTGCAGGTGTTTCGGCTCATGAGGATATTCCGGGTGCTGAAGCTGGCTCGGCACTCCACTGGGCTGAGGTCTCTGGGGGCCACCTTGAAG CACAGCTACCGGGAGGTGGGGATCCTGCTGCTCTACCTGGCCGTGGGGGTCTCTGTCTTCTCTGGTGTGGCCTACACTGCTGAGAAGGAGGAAGACGTCGGCTTTGACACCATCCCAGcgtgctggtggtggggcacGGTCAGCATGACCACGGTGGGCTACGGTGATGTGGTGCCTGTCACCGTGGCGGGCAAGCTGGCCGCCTCAGGctgcatcctggggggcatcctGGTTGTGGCACTGCCCATCACCATCATCTTCAACAAGTTCTCCCACTTCTACCGCAAGCAGAAGGCgctggaggcagctgtgagGAACAGTGGGAAGAAAACCCCTGAGGATGTGGAGAGCACCTGCAGCCAGGACCGAGACTCAGAGGCTCTGAGCgagacctccctgggcagaggcagccctgaCCGCCGCGGTCTGACCCCCAGTGCCCACCTCACACCCTGA